The DNA sequence gattcaaagtattttaatccattgatcgaatgattttccttcgatcagaaattggctagaaagcctatggggaccttccccatagggtaacattgatGCTCCGTAGGTATTTGGTGGccaagtaggtggtcgaagttttttttaaagagacagtacttcgactatcgaatggtcgaatagtcgaacgatttttagttcaaatcgttcgagtcgaagttgaaggtcgaagtagccaattcgatggtcgaagtagccaaaaaaatacttcgaaattcgaagtattttttattctattccttcactcaagctaagtaaatgtgcccctacgtgtagGACAGACTGCTGATTATGGCTGATATCTAAATAATATGAAAATCTCTCTAATTGGCCATTAAACATGATGGAAGTTTCATGTCCCATTGTACCATATGTATCAGTGTCTGGTGAGGCAGCAGATGAAGTGAAAAAGAGCTGTAGCTTGTCTTCACATGCTGACACTCCATTAACAATGTCTACCTGATCAAATACACAAATATGGCCATGGGTCTGATATTATGCAATGTATGGCCTAAGTAtattatttgagatttttttctaaaacttaGCTGTCCATGGTCAGGTTTTTCAATTAGAAACAAAGCAAGAGATTTCCAGACTCAGTTTGTCTGCAGGTTACTCTGACTTGCTGGAGAAAGACATCTCAGCTGAGTTTCAAGTGAAGTCAGCAGGTTTTTGgctaaaataaaaaccttaaaaggTTTTAGGCGACAAgctttttatctgaaaaaatgcaattgtttGATTCTCCAGTAATTGTGCAGACAAACTGCGTGAATATCACTTAGTTATTCTTCTTTCATTAATATGCCTCCCCATGAAGCTGAGCAGTGGTatcatacaataaataaaataaattggtcAACAAGAGACGGTAGAAAATGGTAAAGTAGAAATATGTAGGGCATAATatgtgttaaagggcaagtcgaccacaaaattaaaatttccctagtaaatgaaaacataattctaagtaactttccaatatacatttattaaaaatgttcagtgcttttaaagttatttgtaaaatgtttgtaattaaaagcagcatttgctcagctcctgcttgttactttttaaacaatgttgcaaaaatcttggttccccagcagcaaagtcaggtctgttaatgagccgccttgtcttacattgtatcaacagtctgagccatcaggacagagaatagaaagggacagacactgatttcaatagcaataaatatacaaatacatttaaaaccatagaaaatgtgtaacggatttatattgcaaagttgcttagaattatgttttcttttattaggcacattgacttgccctttaaagtagTATTTTATAGTTTAGAATAATAGAGACAGCAGTACTCCATGCAATGTGCaaacagttttatattttttttccagcagtatAGAAGATTCAATATCAACTGCTTTGTTGTAGCTATAGTTAAATTAACTTAGTAATTTAGACTGACTGAAaatcacattgaaaaaaaaatttcagtgccGCGCAGAGCAATGCCATTGGCGCATGTGCGCTACACCATGCGCGCCAAACGGAGCGGtgtgtcacagtaggggggccggagggaggccctggacagcagtcccccagtctgaccctggtacaATATGTTCATCTCTAGTTACTTCTAAGACCAACtttcactttaaaataatttatggaATGATATAATGGCTTTAAAGTATTATTGAGTTTCACAAGCCCATAACACGGTTATAATATTATGAGATGTACCTTGATAATGAGAAATAAGAATTCATTTCTCAAGGGGGGCATTTCTGTGGTACCAAACTCCAGTCACATGACTTAGACCACTGGGCACCGTTATACCTGGTCTGTGAGCAAATATGAGGCAGATCCTTTCTAATAAATAAGTCTGatggcaccttttttgtttttgtgtcttAAACTCTGAGATGGTTATTGAGTGCAAATTCCTTCAGTCTCTCCCATTGGTCTCTATAGCCTAATGGTTGGGGTATTAGTTATTGAAACAGAGGGTCATGAGTTCCAGACCTACAGCTGACTTTATACAAAATGATTTACAGATATTATAATTTCAATCTCAATATTATATGCCATAAAACATAAAGACTTAGCACTAAAGACTATGTTTTATGGCATAtgatattgaatttgaaattttagtATTTGTCTTGAACTCATGACCCTCTGTTTCAAATACTAATACCTTAAACATTAGGTGACAGAGGCCAATGGGAAAGATTGAAGGAATTTGCACTGAATAAACATCTCAGAGTTTAAGACACAAACCCTAAGTGACACAAACGATTCACAAATAATCCAGACTGTGGCCAGCGCCGATCTGCCCCTTTATGCCGCCTGGGGCAGCCGTCCttgacccctcctcacggcgctcacattttctgcgcaggagggggtcgggcgcTGCAAgacacaattgcgctctctgcactagaagagccgattttctgggttgaaaaccggaaatttggctcttagtcaCCAGGAGCGAGtggatcaactcgcctcattggtggagcccCCCTGACTGTGACACACAATAGTAGTTTCCCAGGTTTCCCAGACCCAAATCCAAACATTCATGTCATTTACTTTTCTGCATATGAAGCAGATTCCCGATGTCTCGTTGTTCCTGTAAAGGGTTTTCCATGCGCCATATTTAATAATGCAgctgaaggaaagaaatgaaacGTCTTGTGGTTCATGAAAGTAACTGGGGAAGTGCACACAGCACACGTAGCGCCTCAATCCCATTTATTTACAGTGTGTCAGACACAAAACCAGGCTGCCTCTATCTCTACTACTTCTTAATAAGCCCTACACAAAAGCGCTCACAGACAAGTCCTATACTCACACCCTGGTCTTCATATGAACGAGCGCCCATCTCTGATTGGCCCACTTTTCCTGATCAAGACACGCCCCCAGCTGTTTTACATGGAAGTCAGGTTAGTTgaacaataaagtaaaaaatatgttttattatgttttttttccatctttctCCTCACTGGGTTACAAATATGAATTAGTACAATGACATGGAGagtaaactacaaatcccatgtGCAATTATTCCTTtcaaggggaggttcacctttaagttagcatttagaatgttatagaatgactcattcttagcaacttttcaattggttttcataatttttttataatagctATAATTATTTGTCTaattttgactcttttcagcttttaatagggagtcgctgaccccatcttaaaccaaatgctctgtaaggctacacatgtattgttattgctactttattattaatcacatttctatacagaccctccttattcatattccagtatctcaattaaatcaatgcatggttgctaaggtaaattggaccctagcaaccagactactgaaactgcaaactagagagctgctgaataaaaagctcaataagtaaaaaatcacaaataataaaaattttaaaaccaattgcaaattgtctcagaatatccctctctacatcatactaacagttaattgaaaggtgaacaacccctttaaggaaaacagcAATAATCAGCATCAGTCTGTTCCCTGCTGTACCAGTAAAGTCTTGGGACAATCCCCTGACATAAGAGCAGTGTTAATATTTCAGATTGATATGGCATCTTGGCTTTAATATGATCCTGCCCCTATACCCACGTAATATTGTATAACTGACTCACCCCAAGCAAAGTGTTGCTCAGCACTGATATACAATATGCGGCCAGGGGAGGGGCTGTACTGACTGGTTTAGATCTACAGGAATTACACTAATGTATCCTCTGATTAACCTATTCAattaataaagtgccatagaTACTAACTAATGATTCTCACCCAGGAATTACCCCTCCcgacccagaatgcagcatgaaggggctcagtgaatgtgacagtgaaggtgtgtaagtgtctgattggctcactcagctcataaaaggacagacgtccggcctcatagtccaatgagatcctgattctcctgcaggaagggacGTGGGGTAAATATGTCCATTTATTGTCATGTACCACTGAATATCTGTTATTATACAATCTGcacaaacaccaggacttgttattataCCCAATCCAGGACTGAccccctctcctctctatactgggataggccacccctaccccccacatccctgattcactgacctccacttcccagtaatgtcgccctgaggggaaactcctgctgcttaaagccTGAGCATAAAgctgaaatctctctggggattgtgggtaatgtagttctgttagtgagtaggaagcagatttcctgtcccctgatacagatacacgattatgagccgtgtttatatccagtaacaggtctgtagcctcctgcccatataCAGGGTCAAATCTACTGTTAGTAATAGAATTTAATGGGGAAATACTTGGTATTGTTTTTATCAATGACACAAAAAGTTCTGAGTCTTCTCCTCCACTGGTTGATGTTCCCAAATGATGGGCTAATTTTGTATTTACCCCAGTCCcaatggcagctaagcctgtgagtaatgtctctgagatcagatccacatccagatcccctacagcagggacctttatatcatgtctctctctgcccccctcattatctgcagctccatgtgattcccgttcctgtaggacagtgagtggatctgccatgttgcacagctcctcaatgtgacggatcttcctggacagctcgtccttctttatttccagctgctccatcagatcagtgagtgtgagtgagagcttctctttctggctggagatgtcactcaggagtcgcttctctagggcttccagctgttccctgatgtctctaaacagggcagtgactctctctgtctcaccggctgctttttctgccacttctctcctgcgctcctgcagtctctgggctcctctctcagtctcctctctctctggcctcagtttctccacaactttcctcagtgtctctttcttcttctcagaggcctcactcagcagctccaccctgtggcccctgtgctccTCAGACACCCAGCAATATACACAGATACAGGCAGACTCCTCCCAGCAGTAATATTTCAGGGGTTCATCATGGACTGAGCATTTCTTGTCCCCCATGTCCATTGTGGGTTCTATTAAGACGTGTTTCGCTGACTTGCTGTGCATCCTCAGGTGCTTATTACACACAGACgcctcacacaggagacaggatttaACAGCAGGTACATGGGAGTCACAGTAGGTGCAGGGAATCCCAGTGTCCCCCGGCTCGGGCTGAGCAGAAAGGAATCGCTCTGCTATGTTCCCCAGAGTTCTGTTCCTGGGCAGGGCAGGGCGCTCCTTAAACTCCTGtctgcattcagggcaggaataagGCCCAGATCCCTCCTGGGTGCCCAGCACCCTCCCAATACAGCCCCGGCAGAAGTTATGGGCAcacggcagggatacaggatcagtataaatgctcaggcagatggagcagctcagctcgtctctcagatcagcagccACCATCACTGAGAGCAGGAACAGCAACTGAACAAGAAACGAAACTGAAAgacaaacagcactttgtactccTGGGAGTTAACCCTCTCAGTTCTGGATACAGTGAGTATCAGGCTCAGAAATATTTGTTATCGTTAGACAGAAACTCTGTAACAGTGAGTAAAAGAGGTGAgtgagaggagggagggagtaTGGCAGCTCCACTCATAATAACTAGTGTGATCTTAATCCTCCCTGGAAAGAAACAAACAAGTTGCAGGTAAGTTGGCAGAGTTCGTTGGTAGTGACTCCCCCAGCAATGCAGTCAGTCAGGGGATGTAATACAGTGAGTAACCAGTGGCCATACAGCTAcactgcaactacaactctcagcactgACAGCTCAATGGTGACTGAGTGACATTGgcaggtttgtttttttcaaaacacatcagttaatagtgctgctccagcagaattctgcactgaaatccatttttgcacatttttgttttataattaattttgaaatctgacatgaggctagacatattgtcagtttcccaggtgcccccagtcatgtgacttgtgctctgataaacttcagtcactctttactgctgtactgcaagttggagtgatatcaccccctcccttttccccccagcagccaaacaacagaacaatgggaaggtaaccagatagcaacaggcccggactggcaatctttgggttctagcaaatgccagaggggctgctataaggtgccatagaaagtcagtatttagtgggctggtggaggctatTTGgccctctttgtacctgaaatgccagggactattttaattctcagtccggacctgagcagatccctaacacaagatatcaaGCAGTTTCTATACACTTATGTCCCAATCATTTTTGCTGGGGATTGTAACCAGGTCTTAACTGCTGAGGACAGATCTGGGAGGCTGAATAAATATCAGAGCTTGTTCTTTAAGACTCTGATAGAAGATGCTGAGCTGCAGGACTTAGTCATTGTAAATGGGAGAAAAGgaaaacacatacatatagatGTGGGGAGCGCAGCAGCAGAATTGATagggtttttattaaaaataaggaaGGTTTTTCTAATGTTAAGGAAATAGGGGTTGAATTTTCAGAccatttagctttattttttcattatggtCTGTTAGGTAGGATGGGTTTTGGCAAAGGGCTTTGGAGGTTGGGGAAGGAGCTGCTAGAGGAGGAGAGTGTTAGAAGGACTTTTAAGAATCTTTTACAGAATGAAGTATCTAAGATAGAGTTTTTCGATTGTGTTTCAGATTGGTGGGAATCAGCTAAGGATACTTTCCAGACTTCTTTCCGATCTGCCTCTTTTAAAGAGAAAGAGAGCTGATCTCTAAGAAGGACACTTGAGATCTGTATTTCAAACAGGGAGAAAAAGTTAACCGGATTAAGTACTTGTTGAGACAGTGTCAGTACAACCGGCTTAAGTCCCTGGTTCTAGAGAGGGACTATGGGAACTCAAATTCCCCGGACACTTACCAGAACTGTAAGGAGACGTTTAAAAAGAAGCAGttgagggtagggttgccactcggcctagctggtaaaacacccggcaaggccggggccggtattacaaatttaccggcaatgtagctgccaatTAATTTGTAATACTGcaaacaaaagcccttggccatCCCAACCCGCTCAaaagttacctttttttttttgctcactcCAGGCCCATCGCGTGTGTAGAACCCGCCCCTTTATGGCACAACACGCCCCTTTTACGGCACACCAGCCCACTTTTGCATCAAGTCCCACCCATTTGCTCCCGCCCCCACTTTCCCCCTTTGGTGTCAGAGATAACAGAGGAGGAGGTACTGCAGGCAATTGAAAAACAGCAGAAAAGGAGGGCCCCTGGGCCAGATGGTTTCACTGCGGAGTTTTACAGCAGGTTTAAAGAAGAGTTAGTTCCGGTTCTTACTGAAGTCTTTAATGACTGTCTGGCCAGGGGATGCCTTCCTACATCTATGCAGTCCTCCTCTCTGGTTCTGATATCAAAGGGGAAGGATTCGAGGCACATTGAGAATtggaggccgattgcccttctcaattgtgATAGGAAGATTCTGGTTAGGATTCTTTCACAAAAGTCCACTTCTGTATGTTTTCTCATTAGACCCATTCTTGAAGAGACTGCAGGATTGTGGGCTTGGGGGGGTTCCATTTCTATCGGATCGACCCTTTAAGTCCATAGCCTATGCGGACGATGTCACTCTAGTAATATCAAAACCTGAGGACTCTGGAGGGGGAACCAAGCTTCAGGCTTGagaaaatcccagtgggcccaggtttAGTTAGAATTCTAGGGATtaaatttgggaagggagatcTTGCTAAGGCAAATTGGGAAG is a window from the Xenopus laevis strain J_2021 chromosome 6L, Xenopus_laevis_v10.1, whole genome shotgun sequence genome containing:
- the LOC121394811 gene encoding E3 ubiquitin/ISG15 ligase TRIM25-like; this translates as MVAADLRDELSCSICLSIYTDPVSLPCAHNFCRGCIGRVLGTQEGSGPYSCPECRQEFKERPALPRNRTLGNIAERFLSAQPEPGDTGIPCTYCDSHVPAVKSCLLCEASVCNKHLRMHSKSAKHVLIEPTMDMGDKKCSVHDEPLKYYCWEESACICVYCWVSEEHRGHRVELLSEASEKKKETLRKVVEKLRPEREETERGAQRLQERRREVAEKAAGETERVTALFRDIREQLEALEKRLLSDISSQKEKLSLTLTDLMEQLEIKKDELSRKIRHIEELCNMADPLTVLQERESHGAADNEGGRERHDIKVPAVGDLDVDLISETLLTGLAAIGTGVNTKLAHHLGTSTSGGEDSELFVSLIKTIPSISPLNSITNSRFDPVYGQEATDLLLDINTAHNRVSVSGDRKSASYSLTELHYPQSPERFQLYAQALSSRSFPSGRHYWEVEVSESGMWGVGVAYPSIERRGGQSWIGYNNKSWCLCRLYNNRYSVVHDNKWTYLPHVPSCRRIRISLDYEAGRLSFYELSEPIRHLHTFTVTFTEPLHAAFWVGRGNSWVRIIS